Below is a genomic region from Anaerolineae bacterium.
GCAGGCCCGGGTGGGCGATCATGCCGCTGTCCTTGACCTTGATGGCCACCCCTTTGCCCAGCTCCACCGCCATCTTGTCGCTCTCAGGATAGTCGCCGGTGGTGGTGATATCCACGGCAATGGCCACATCCGGCTCGACGGCAAAGGCGGACACCATCGCCCCGCGCAGGCCGATTTCCTCTTGGACGGTGAAAACCACATACAGGTCGTAAATGGTCTCCTTCACCTGCCGCAGGAACTCGACCAGCACGGCACAACCGATGCGGTCATCCATGGCCTTGCCCACCCAGCGCGTGCCCTGGGCGAAGAAGGGCCGGTGGAAGCCGGCGATGTCCCCGACCTTGACGGGGCAATCCGCCGGCGACGCGGCTCCCACGTCAATGAAAAGCTTGTCCATGGGCGGAATTTTATCCTCCTGCCAGCGCTCTATCCCGATGACGCCCATGGTGCCGTTCTCGAACACCACGCGGCCGCCCAACAGGGTCAGCGGGAACACGCCCCCCATGGGATGGAAGCGCAGGAAGCCCTTCTCATCAATGTAGCTGACGATGAGGCCGATCTCGTCCATATGGGCGGCGAGCATCAGCCGGCCGGCGGCTGGGGAGGTGCCGGCGCGCTTGCAGGCAATCAGGTTGCCCAGCGCGTCCACTCGCTGCTCGTCCACATACGGAGCGATCCGCTCCTGGATCAATCCGCGTACCTTTCCCTCCGCACCCGAGGGGCCGTATGCTTCCGTAAGCTCACGCACGATTTCTTCCACGGTTGTGCCTCTCCTGGGAATGTGAAGAAGATGGCCGTTCAGACTTTCAGGTCGGGCCAGTCCTGCAGACGCGGCAGTACGGCGCGCACCAGCGCGATGGCATGTTCCAGGTCATCTAGGCTGAGGA
It encodes:
- a CDS encoding M42 family metallopeptidase, with product MEEIVRELTEAYGPSGAEGKVRGLIQERIAPYVDEQRVDALGNLIACKRAGTSPAAGRLMLAAHMDEIGLIVSYIDEKGFLRFHPMGGVFPLTLLGGRVVFENGTMGVIGIERWQEDKIPPMDKLFIDVGAASPADCPVKVGDIAGFHRPFFAQGTRWVGKAMDDRIGCAVLVEFLRQVKETIYDLYVVFTVQEEIGLRGAMVSAFAVEPDVAIAVDITTTGDYPESDKMAVELGKGVAIKVKDSGMIAHPGLRRHLVQLAEKAGIPYQLEVLRRGTTDAYAMQVSREGVPAGVLSIPTRYAHTPSEMVDQRDVRAAVDLLLHLVAQPMELGG